The Solibacillus daqui genome has a segment encoding these proteins:
- a CDS encoding ferrochelatase: MIAIIHYAYGAPKSIDDVETFFSHILKGKQVPAPMLGQIQNAFLKPGFPDFIASSTQRIAQGLELLLNEKLEQEVKVYNAYKHTNPFVPEVLTTALREGATTIVTLPINAISSASGGGAVHAEVAALLEGQNVRHIALDNWHTDENIVAVYADRVSRAFSWLPITVQNDSHVLFTVHSQPIDPEKNAAYVSQFEQLAQAIVKKAGFENFHITYRSSGGKANWLAPDVKDKIKELHAAGVTGFVTCELLALSADVESYSEVGKECQDICKELNVPFSVAEFPSDSFDTVVALAEIVKKNI; encoded by the coding sequence ATGATTGCTATTATCCATTACGCTTATGGCGCACCAAAATCGATAGATGATGTAGAAACGTTTTTCAGCCATATTTTAAAGGGGAAACAAGTTCCAGCACCAATGCTTGGGCAAATTCAAAATGCTTTTTTAAAGCCAGGTTTTCCTGACTTTATCGCATCAAGCACACAACGTATTGCACAAGGCTTAGAGCTGCTATTAAACGAAAAATTAGAGCAAGAAGTAAAGGTATATAATGCCTATAAACATACAAATCCATTTGTCCCTGAAGTGTTAACAACTGCCCTTCGTGAAGGAGCAACAACAATTGTCACATTGCCAATTAACGCGATTAGCTCAGCTTCTGGCGGTGGCGCTGTACATGCAGAAGTGGCGGCATTACTTGAAGGTCAAAATGTGCGCCATATCGCTCTTGATAACTGGCATACAGACGAAAACATTGTCGCTGTTTATGCAGATCGCGTAAGCCGTGCATTCTCTTGGCTACCAATTACAGTCCAAAATGATTCGCATGTATTGTTTACAGTACATAGCCAGCCGATTGATCCAGAGAAAAACGCAGCATATGTATCTCAATTTGAACAGTTAGCACAGGCAATTGTAAAAAAAGCAGGGTTCGAAAACTTTCATATTACATACCGTTCTTCAGGCGGTAAAGCGAACTGGTTAGCACCAGATGTAAAAGATAAAATTAAAGAATTACATGCGGCAGGTGTAACAGGCTTCGTTACTTGTGAACTTTTAGCATTAAGTGCAGATGTAGAATCCTATTCCGAGGTTGGCAAAGAGTGCCAAGACATATGTAAGGAATTAAACGTACCATTTAGCGTAGCAGAGTTCCCTAGCGACAGCTTCGATACAGTTGTAGCATTAGCTGAAATAGTTAAAAAAAATATTTGA
- a CDS encoding 5,10-methylene tetrahydromethanopterin reductase: MKKWTIITIFVLLFSILPNSPVVQHTEAASTQYVQAINDILLRDAPKQTANTILNIKTNSKVIVHSKNKNWAFVEYNGKKGYVLASTLTTKKPKAIAKAPIITTGLMPKANRSYTYEPSFEGLEKTTYYASKNEAISDSIELLQSDYIGFTYIEKFNQLTFGVAYSDVFFFTLSYPIKEKATVLDTDYDYDGSMTTTKVFVESTSATLLTKAGTFNNVVILAYPNGTKLYFAKDYGIIRITDFEGKIVTELVSVD; the protein is encoded by the coding sequence ATGAAAAAATGGACAATCATTACCATCTTTGTTTTACTTTTTTCTATCTTGCCAAACTCTCCTGTGGTACAACATACGGAAGCCGCTTCTACACAATACGTACAAGCAATAAACGATATTCTTTTACGTGATGCACCAAAGCAAACGGCAAACACGATATTGAATATTAAGACCAACTCAAAGGTAATTGTTCATTCCAAAAACAAAAATTGGGCATTTGTTGAGTATAATGGCAAGAAGGGCTATGTTCTCGCTTCCACCTTAACTACGAAAAAACCAAAGGCTATTGCAAAAGCGCCAATTATTACAACAGGCTTAATGCCGAAAGCAAATAGGAGTTATACGTATGAGCCTTCTTTTGAAGGACTTGAAAAAACAACCTACTATGCCTCTAAAAATGAGGCAATTTCAGATTCAATTGAATTACTGCAATCGGATTATATTGGATTTACGTATATCGAAAAATTTAATCAGCTCACATTTGGTGTTGCCTATTCAGACGTTTTTTTCTTTACACTTAGCTATCCAATAAAAGAAAAAGCTACCGTTCTGGATACCGATTACGACTATGATGGCTCAATGACAACAACAAAAGTCTTTGTAGAAAGTACATCTGCAACTTTATTAACTAAGGCCGGTACGTTTAATAATGTCGTAATATTAGCTTATCCGAATGGCACAAAGCTTTATTTTGCTAAAGATTATGGTATTATCCGCATTACAGATTTTGAAGGTAAGATTGTCACTGAACTCGTTTCTGTCGATTAA
- the ald gene encoding alanine dehydrogenase: MKIGVPKEVKNNENRVAMTPSGVSSLVANNHEVYIETGAGLGSSFTDNDYLLAGATIVDSAVEAWNTDMVLKVKEPVESEYKYFREGLILFTYLHLAPEPELTKALLENKVVGIAYETVQLPNGSLPLLTPMSEVAGRMATQIGAHYLEKLPGGKGILLGGVSGVHRGKVTVIGGGIAGTNAAKVAVGMGADVTIIDLSPERLRQLEDIFGRDVQTLISNPFNIADAVSSADLVIGSVLIPGAKAPKLVTEEMIEAMSPGSVVVDIAIDQGGCFATSEKVTTHDNPTFVKHGVVHYTVANMPGAVPRTSTIALTNNTVPYALQIANKGYIRACLENEALKRGVNTIDGKVVYRAVADAQELSYVAVDDVLGVLTGLSK; this comes from the coding sequence ATGAAAATCGGGGTACCAAAAGAAGTTAAAAACAATGAAAATCGAGTGGCAATGACGCCATCTGGGGTATCATCATTAGTTGCGAATAATCACGAGGTGTATATTGAAACTGGCGCTGGATTAGGTTCTTCATTCACAGATAATGATTATTTATTAGCAGGAGCTACTATTGTTGATTCAGCAGTAGAAGCTTGGAATACAGACATGGTGTTAAAAGTAAAAGAGCCAGTGGAAAGCGAATACAAATATTTCCGTGAGGGCTTAATATTATTTACATATTTACACTTAGCACCTGAGCCAGAGTTAACAAAAGCATTACTTGAAAACAAAGTAGTCGGCATTGCTTATGAAACGGTGCAATTACCAAATGGTTCTTTACCATTACTGACGCCAATGAGCGAAGTAGCGGGACGTATGGCGACACAAATTGGTGCACACTATTTAGAAAAATTACCAGGCGGAAAAGGGATTTTATTAGGTGGTGTATCAGGCGTTCATCGAGGAAAAGTAACGGTTATTGGAGGCGGTATTGCTGGAACAAATGCAGCTAAGGTTGCAGTAGGCATGGGTGCAGATGTGACAATTATTGACTTAAGCCCAGAGCGTTTACGTCAATTAGAAGATATTTTTGGCCGTGATGTACAAACGTTAATTTCTAATCCATTTAATATTGCGGATGCGGTAAGTTCTGCGGATTTAGTCATTGGATCTGTACTAATTCCTGGCGCAAAAGCACCAAAATTAGTGACGGAAGAAATGATTGAAGCGATGTCTCCAGGTTCTGTTGTCGTCGATATTGCGATTGACCAAGGTGGATGCTTCGCGACATCTGAAAAAGTAACGACGCATGACAACCCAACGTTTGTGAAACACGGAGTTGTGCATTATACAGTGGCAAATATGCCAGGTGCAGTACCACGTACGTCGACAATTGCTTTAACTAACAACACAGTACCTTACGCATTACAAATTGCGAACAAAGGCTATATTCGTGCTTGCTTAGAAAATGAAGCACTAAAACGTGGTGTTAATACAATTGATGGTAAAGTTGTGTACCGCGCAGTAGCAGATGCACAAGAATTGTCTTATGTTGCAGTTGACGATGTATTAGGCGTTTTAACAGGATTAAGTAAATAA
- a CDS encoding universal stress protein, which translates to MANHYKSIVVAVDGSKEAEYAFRKSIDVAKRNEGATINLVNVIDTRSFAAIEAYDRSIAERAQQHSEELLNGYKKQAEEAGVANVNLVIEYGSPKNIITKELSNVVEADLIICGATGLNAVERFLIGSVSEAIVRSAKCDVLVIRTPE; encoded by the coding sequence ATGGCAAATCATTATAAAAGTATTGTAGTAGCAGTAGACGGATCAAAAGAAGCAGAATATGCATTCCGCAAATCGATCGATGTTGCAAAACGTAACGAAGGCGCGACAATTAACTTAGTTAACGTTATCGACACTCGTTCATTCGCAGCAATCGAAGCTTATGATCGTTCTATCGCTGAGCGTGCTCAACAACACTCTGAAGAACTATTAAACGGTTACAAAAAACAAGCAGAAGAAGCTGGCGTTGCTAACGTAAACTTAGTAATCGAATACGGTTCTCCAAAAAATATTATCACAAAAGAGCTTTCTAACGTAGTAGAAGCTGACTTAATCATCTGTGGTGCAACTGGTTTAAACGCTGTTGAACGTTTCTTAATCGGTTCTGTATCAGAAGCTATCGTACGTTCTGCAAAATGTGACGTATTAGTTATCCGTACTCCAGAGTGA
- a CDS encoding class I SAM-dependent methyltransferase, with the protein MEKFEQIFKYVNEYAEKLVEANGLDYLEALLQTLEDTLDGKFEWQVDGATKEDMRKAIQIAILKGMRKSAQPNHQMTPDTLGLLVAHFVEQCFEQRLQHGPISVVDPALGTGNLLFTVMNALNGNVEATGVEVDDLLIRLAAATGDLIEQPVTLFRQDALEKLLVDPVDAVICDLPVGYYPNEEVALDFELCASEGMSYAHHLFIEQSINYTKDGGFAFFLIPANLFESEQAKQLHKFIKGHAWIQAVIQLPENLFASKAHEKSILILQKQSEHLKAPREVLLAKVPNMSNREALAMFFEKVSMWREGNDQKR; encoded by the coding sequence ATGGAAAAATTTGAACAGATTTTTAAATATGTCAATGAATATGCAGAAAAATTGGTAGAAGCAAACGGGCTTGATTATTTAGAAGCGTTATTACAGACATTAGAAGATACATTAGACGGTAAATTTGAGTGGCAAGTAGATGGCGCAACTAAGGAAGATATGCGGAAAGCAATCCAAATTGCAATTTTAAAAGGCATGCGTAAAAGTGCACAACCTAACCACCAAATGACACCAGACACGTTAGGCTTACTTGTGGCGCATTTTGTAGAGCAATGCTTTGAACAGCGATTACAGCATGGACCAATTTCAGTAGTTGATCCAGCTCTAGGCACTGGGAATTTACTATTTACCGTTATGAATGCTTTAAATGGTAATGTCGAAGCAACAGGTGTTGAAGTCGATGATTTATTAATACGCCTTGCTGCAGCAACAGGTGATTTAATTGAGCAACCTGTGACATTATTCCGTCAAGATGCATTAGAAAAATTATTAGTAGATCCAGTAGATGCAGTCATTTGTGATCTACCTGTTGGGTATTATCCAAATGAAGAAGTAGCGTTAGATTTTGAATTATGTGCGAGTGAAGGAATGAGCTATGCACACCACTTATTTATTGAACAATCCATAAATTATACAAAAGATGGAGGCTTTGCATTCTTCTTAATTCCTGCTAATTTATTTGAATCAGAGCAAGCAAAGCAATTACACAAGTTTATTAAAGGTCATGCATGGATTCAAGCGGTAATTCAATTACCAGAAAATTTATTTGCATCGAAAGCGCATGAGAAAAGTATTTTGATATTACAAAAGCAAAGCGAGCATTTAAAAGCACCACGCGAAGTATTATTGGCAAAAGTGCCAAATATGTCAAACCGAGAAGCACTTGCGATGTTCTTTGAAAAAGTAAGTATGTGGCGTGAAGGAAATGATCAAAAGCGCTAA
- the tpx gene encoding thiol peroxidase — protein sequence MAQVTFINKPVTLIGNEIKVGDQAPDFTVLANDLSPVTLKDSEGKVRLFSVVPSLDTGVCDQQTRKFNEAAAELGDNVIIYTVSMDLPFAQRRWCGAAGIDKVVTVSDHRDASFGEAYGVHMKELRLLARSIFVVDENGKVAYVEYVSEGTTHPNYEAALEAVKELSK from the coding sequence ATGGCACAAGTAACATTTATTAACAAACCAGTCACTTTAATCGGTAATGAAATAAAAGTAGGCGACCAAGCACCTGACTTTACAGTGTTAGCAAACGATTTATCACCAGTAACATTAAAAGATTCTGAAGGTAAAGTTCGTTTGTTCTCAGTCGTTCCATCATTAGATACAGGTGTATGTGACCAACAAACACGTAAGTTCAATGAAGCGGCTGCAGAGTTAGGCGATAACGTTATTATTTATACTGTATCAATGGATTTACCATTTGCACAAAGACGTTGGTGCGGCGCAGCTGGTATCGATAAAGTAGTTACAGTATCAGATCACCGCGATGCATCATTCGGGGAAGCATATGGCGTACATATGAAAGAATTACGCCTTTTAGCACGCTCAATTTTCGTAGTGGATGAAAACGGTAAGGTAGCTTATGTAGAATACGTTTCAGAAGGTACAACACACCCGAACTATGAAGCAGCTTTAGAAGCGGTAAAAGAACTTTCAAAATAA
- a CDS encoding RDD family protein — MSDIIEEVNTIDTKPVVVEPSLQLKTGGFWMRFWAFVIDSLVIAAIVGIAVKPLFAVMDWSVTGEIWYAPYTIISGIIFYVYFVLMTKFFKQTLGKMVFGLKVQKENGEPLDWMTVLFREGVGRFINGTMLYLPYVIVAFAPNNKSIADYFADTMVVHENIYVQKV, encoded by the coding sequence ATGTCGGACATAATCGAAGAAGTAAATACGATTGATACGAAACCAGTCGTAGTAGAGCCTTCTCTTCAACTTAAAACAGGTGGCTTTTGGATGCGATTTTGGGCTTTTGTCATAGATTCGCTAGTTATTGCAGCGATTGTAGGAATTGCAGTAAAGCCATTATTCGCAGTGATGGATTGGAGCGTAACGGGTGAAATTTGGTACGCACCATATACGATTATATCGGGGATAATATTTTATGTGTACTTCGTATTGATGACGAAGTTCTTTAAACAAACTTTAGGCAAAATGGTATTTGGATTAAAAGTGCAAAAAGAGAATGGGGAGCCATTAGACTGGATGACAGTATTATTCCGTGAAGGGGTGGGACGCTTTATTAATGGGACGATGTTATATTTACCATATGTAATTGTCGCATTTGCACCAAACAATAAAAGCATCGCAGACTATTTTGCGGATACGATGGTAGTACATGAAAATATTTATGTGCAAAAGGTTTAA
- the sppA gene encoding signal peptide peptidase SppA, giving the protein MNTKRVVALIIAAVLLFFSIGINTIITIFKTDFFTSFDDMLGSQNLTYENVIESGDFSNRIAHLTVSGVIQDVGEPSVWETVEYNHQAFMEQLDAVLMDDTVKAVLLSVNSPGGGVIESAEIHEKLVQIKEEKQIPIYVSMGSMAASGGYYISAPADKIFAQRETITGSIGVIMQSLNYSKLAEKVGIEYETIKSGAHKDMFGGIRPSTAEEKAMLQEMIDESYEEFVDIIEQGRGMSEADVKKVADGRILGGTQALKAGLVDEIGNENTALSALRTEQGLEDAELFEYATESDNWASLLGVKIGSMFSPSVETQAISKIISSTSSPRMMYLYGEQ; this is encoded by the coding sequence ATGAATACAAAACGTGTAGTTGCGCTCATTATCGCAGCGGTATTATTATTCTTTTCTATCGGAATAAATACAATTATTACGATCTTTAAAACAGATTTTTTTACGAGCTTTGACGACATGCTTGGAAGTCAAAATTTAACGTATGAAAATGTGATTGAATCGGGTGACTTTTCAAATCGGATTGCCCATTTAACGGTAAGTGGTGTCATTCAAGATGTAGGAGAACCGAGTGTTTGGGAAACGGTTGAATATAATCATCAGGCTTTTATGGAACAGTTAGATGCTGTTTTAATGGATGATACAGTTAAAGCTGTATTGCTTTCTGTAAATTCTCCAGGTGGCGGTGTTATAGAATCAGCTGAAATCCATGAAAAGCTTGTTCAAATTAAAGAAGAAAAGCAAATACCAATTTATGTTTCAATGGGCTCAATGGCTGCCTCAGGTGGTTATTATATTTCAGCGCCAGCAGACAAAATTTTTGCACAACGTGAAACGATTACAGGTTCGATTGGTGTCATTATGCAATCACTTAACTATAGCAAGTTAGCAGAAAAAGTAGGAATTGAATATGAAACAATTAAATCTGGTGCGCATAAGGATATGTTCGGTGGCATTCGTCCATCTACAGCGGAGGAGAAAGCAATGCTACAAGAAATGATCGATGAATCGTATGAAGAATTTGTCGACATTATTGAACAAGGTCGTGGTATGTCAGAAGCGGATGTAAAGAAAGTTGCAGACGGACGAATTTTAGGCGGTACGCAAGCATTAAAAGCGGGATTAGTAGATGAAATTGGCAACGAAAATACAGCGTTAAGCGCATTACGAACAGAACAAGGATTAGAGGACGCAGAGTTATTTGAATATGCAACGGAATCAGATAACTGGGCTTCGTTACTAGGCGTTAAAATTGGTTCAATGTTTAGTCCTTCAGTGGAAACACAAGCAATTTCAAAAATTATTTCATCAACAAGCTCACCGCGTATGATGTATTTATATGGAGAACAATAG
- the mbcS gene encoding acyl-CoA synthetase MbcS yields the protein MNYEQLLAPQKYNIADEFEKHRNKSEKTALIIQEENGEQARYTYEALLEKANQAANAFIAQGLTKGDVILIMLPRCLEAYVSYIGALKAGLVIIPSSELLRAKDIDYRLIHSDAKAVIVQEQFVKEFEQVKNLANVKCFIIGEKHEDWLSLMELANEQPTDFNAVATNADDLAFLAYTSGTTGNPKGVMHTHGWGYAHLRTTASEWLGVQDGDIVWATAAPGWQKWIWSPFLAVLGSGATGFVYKGKFEAKLYLEIIEQQKINVLCCTPTEYRMMAKLDQLGSYNLASLRSAVSAGEPLNREVIETFMREHRIIVRDGYGQTENTLLIGTLLNTELRSGSMGKPTPGNRIDLIDEFGEVVPTGEVGDIAVHKSTPALFKGYYKDPERTAIQFRGDWYVTGDRATKDEDGYFWFEGRNDDIIISSGYTIGPFEVEDALTKHAAVQECAVVASPDEIRGNVVKAYIVLKDASLKESPTIIEELQNHVKQLTAPYKYPRIIEFLDELPKTISGKIRRVELRVKATK from the coding sequence GTGAATTATGAACAATTATTAGCGCCACAAAAGTACAATATTGCGGATGAATTTGAAAAACACCGCAATAAATCGGAAAAAACAGCACTCATTATTCAAGAGGAAAACGGCGAACAAGCGCGGTATACATACGAAGCGCTCCTTGAAAAAGCAAACCAGGCAGCCAATGCCTTTATCGCTCAAGGCTTAACAAAAGGGGACGTTATTTTAATAATGTTGCCTCGTTGTTTAGAAGCGTATGTGTCATATATTGGTGCGTTAAAAGCGGGATTAGTTATTATACCTAGTTCGGAATTGCTTCGCGCAAAAGATATTGACTACCGTTTAATTCACTCAGATGCTAAGGCAGTTATTGTGCAAGAGCAGTTTGTAAAAGAATTTGAGCAAGTCAAAAACTTAGCGAACGTTAAGTGCTTTATTATTGGTGAAAAACATGAAGATTGGCTATCACTAATGGAGTTAGCAAATGAGCAGCCAACTGATTTTAATGCTGTTGCAACAAATGCTGATGACCTGGCATTTTTAGCTTATACTTCTGGCACAACTGGCAATCCAAAAGGAGTAATGCATACACACGGTTGGGGGTATGCGCATTTACGTACAACCGCGAGCGAGTGGCTTGGTGTGCAAGATGGGGATATCGTTTGGGCAACTGCTGCGCCAGGGTGGCAGAAATGGATTTGGAGTCCGTTTTTAGCGGTTCTTGGTAGCGGAGCAACGGGCTTTGTCTACAAAGGGAAGTTTGAAGCAAAATTATATTTAGAAATTATTGAACAACAAAAAATTAATGTACTATGCTGTACACCAACTGAATATCGGATGATGGCAAAACTTGATCAACTTGGCTCCTACAATTTAGCTTCATTACGAAGTGCGGTATCTGCAGGTGAGCCATTAAATCGTGAAGTTATAGAAACATTTATGCGTGAACATCGAATTATTGTACGTGATGGGTATGGTCAGACGGAAAATACATTATTAATTGGTACATTACTGAACACAGAATTACGTTCAGGTTCGATGGGGAAACCAACACCTGGTAACCGCATTGATTTAATCGATGAGTTTGGTGAAGTAGTCCCTACAGGTGAAGTGGGCGATATTGCCGTGCATAAATCGACACCGGCATTATTTAAAGGATATTACAAAGACCCTGAGCGCACAGCGATTCAATTCCGTGGCGATTGGTATGTAACGGGTGACCGAGCAACGAAGGATGAGGACGGTTATTTCTGGTTTGAAGGGCGTAATGACGATATTATTATTTCATCTGGCTACACAATCGGGCCATTTGAGGTAGAGGATGCATTAACGAAACACGCAGCTGTTCAAGAATGTGCGGTTGTAGCAAGTCCCGATGAAATCCGAGGGAATGTCGTAAAAGCATATATTGTTTTAAAGGATGCTAGTTTAAAAGAGAGTCCAACAATTATTGAAGAATTGCAAAACCATGTTAAGCAACTAACAGCTCCATATAAATATCCACGAATTATTGAGTTTTTAGATGAGCTACCAAAAACAATTTCCGGCAAAATTCGCCGCGTTGAACTACGCGTAAAAGCAACAAAATAA
- a CDS encoding alpha/beta-type small acid-soluble spore protein: MTNNNGSSNKLRVPGAQQALDQMKYEIAQEFGVQLGPDASSRANGSVGGEITKRLVQMAEQQLRGKQ, from the coding sequence ATGACAAACAACAACGGTAGCTCAAACAAATTACGAGTTCCTGGAGCACAACAAGCACTTGATCAAATGAAATACGAAATCGCACAAGAATTCGGAGTGCAACTTGGCCCAGACGCTTCATCACGCGCAAACGGTTCAGTTGGTGGCGAAATTACAAAACGCCTAGTTCAAATGGCTGAACAACAATTACGCGGAAAACAATAA
- the thiI gene encoding tRNA uracil 4-sulfurtransferase ThiI — translation MIFKEILIRYGELSTKGRNKKDFISRLRDNVRYSFHDIAPLKIRAERDRMFIEIENQEKFDVLMERLPHVFGIQSFSPVASCEKDLDTMKALAGEILEDYRDRELVTFKVEVHRTDKMFPLNTHELQREMGATLLPQFPNFKVQVKNPEVALRIEVREDAIYMMAQVIQGAGGMPIGSNGKSLLMLSGGIDSPVAGYLMMKRGVRIDAIHFFSPPYTSDNALQKVKDLANELTKFGARVRLFVIPFTELQVAVKDAVPDNMSMTSTRRMMMKVADRVREEVGALGIVTGESLGQVASQTLESLTAINDVTSTPILRPLISADKNDIIKIAEKIGTYETSIQPYEDCCTIFTPSSPKTKPKLEKVQHFESFTEFDELIERAVKNREVYSFPQKEAKQDQFADLL, via the coding sequence ATGATTTTTAAAGAAATTTTAATTCGCTACGGTGAATTATCGACGAAAGGTCGTAACAAAAAAGACTTCATTAGCCGTTTGCGTGACAATGTGCGTTATTCATTCCATGATATCGCGCCACTAAAAATTCGTGCTGAGCGCGATCGTATGTTTATCGAAATCGAAAACCAAGAAAAGTTCGATGTGTTAATGGAGCGTTTACCACATGTATTCGGTATCCAATCATTCAGTCCTGTTGCTTCTTGTGAAAAAGATTTAGATACAATGAAAGCTTTAGCTGGTGAAATTTTAGAAGATTATCGTGACCGCGAACTGGTAACATTTAAAGTTGAAGTGCACCGTACTGATAAAATGTTCCCGTTAAACACACATGAATTGCAGCGTGAAATGGGTGCGACACTGTTACCACAGTTCCCAAACTTTAAAGTACAAGTGAAAAATCCAGAAGTGGCATTACGTATTGAAGTGCGTGAAGATGCAATTTATATGATGGCACAAGTCATTCAAGGTGCTGGTGGTATGCCAATTGGTTCAAATGGTAAATCATTACTTATGCTATCTGGTGGAATCGATAGTCCAGTCGCTGGTTATTTAATGATGAAGCGTGGTGTACGTATTGACGCGATTCATTTCTTCAGTCCACCGTACACAAGTGATAATGCGTTACAAAAAGTGAAAGACTTAGCGAATGAATTAACAAAATTTGGTGCGCGTGTCCGTTTATTCGTAATTCCTTTTACTGAATTACAAGTAGCAGTTAAAGATGCTGTACCGGATAATATGTCCATGACGTCAACACGTCGTATGATGATGAAAGTAGCAGACCGTGTGCGAGAAGAAGTTGGTGCATTAGGAATTGTTACAGGTGAAAGCTTAGGACAAGTAGCTTCGCAAACATTAGAAAGCTTAACAGCAATTAATGATGTAACGAGCACACCTATTTTACGCCCACTGATCTCAGCAGATAAAAATGATATTATTAAAATTGCTGAAAAAATCGGTACGTATGAAACATCGATTCAGCCATATGAGGATTGCTGTACGATTTTTACGCCATCTAGCCCGAAAACAAAGCCAAAATTAGAAAAAGTTCAACATTTTGAAAGCTTCACGGAATTTGATGAATTAATCGAGCGTGCAGTGAAAAACCGCGAAGTATATAGCTTCCCGCAAAAAGAAGCAAAACAGGATCAATTTGCAGACTTACTATAA
- a CDS encoding cysteine desulfurase family protein — protein sequence MIYLDNSATTKPHKEVLSAFIQVNEQYFANPSSIHKAGVESNALLTKAREQLAQLLNTEEKNVLFTASGTESNNAALYGLAKSSDFRGKHIITTEIEHPSILEATKRLASEGYEIDYLKVDKQGVISLDELRAKLRKDTIIVSIMHVNNEMGAIQPIEQAAELIHETCQAMLHVDAIQSFGKLPILFNGEKGPDLISISGHKIHALKGTGVLAFRKKPQVKPFIVGGGQEFGLRSGTVAVPQAVAMAKAARLAIEAMPQHVENYKRWANDLHDFFARFGEEIYVLSSRNGAPHIMSFSVRGLKGEVLINALQKRDIIVSTSSACSSKQTKTSHVVEALNMDSRFKNGVLRISFGANNTDADIEAFKKQFIAVMKELKGEFTS from the coding sequence ATGATCTATTTAGATAATAGTGCGACAACAAAGCCGCACAAAGAGGTACTATCAGCATTTATTCAAGTGAATGAACAATACTTTGCGAATCCGTCATCGATTCATAAAGCAGGTGTTGAGTCAAATGCATTACTTACAAAAGCACGCGAACAGCTTGCGCAACTTTTAAATACAGAAGAAAAAAATGTGCTCTTTACAGCAAGTGGTACAGAGTCAAATAACGCAGCGCTTTACGGTTTAGCAAAATCAAGTGACTTCCGTGGTAAGCACATCATTACAACAGAAATCGAGCATCCATCGATTTTAGAAGCAACAAAACGACTTGCATCAGAAGGTTACGAAATCGATTATTTAAAAGTCGACAAACAAGGTGTTATTTCATTAGACGAATTACGTGCAAAATTACGTAAAGATACAATTATCGTCAGCATTATGCACGTAAATAATGAAATGGGGGCCATTCAGCCAATTGAGCAGGCCGCTGAGTTGATTCATGAAACATGTCAAGCGATGCTACATGTTGATGCGATTCAAAGCTTTGGTAAATTGCCAATCCTATTTAATGGTGAAAAAGGGCCGGACTTAATTTCAATTTCCGGTCATAAAATTCATGCGTTAAAAGGAACAGGGGTGTTAGCATTCCGCAAAAAGCCACAAGTTAAGCCTTTTATCGTTGGTGGTGGGCAAGAGTTTGGTTTACGTAGCGGTACAGTAGCAGTACCTCAAGCCGTAGCAATGGCAAAAGCCGCACGTTTAGCAATTGAAGCAATGCCACAACACGTTGAAAACTATAAAAGATGGGCTAATGATTTACATGATTTCTTTGCTAGATTTGGTGAAGAAATATATGTATTATCATCTCGTAATGGTGCGCCACATATTATGAGTTTCAGTGTAAGAGGCTTAAAAGGTGAAGTGTTAATTAATGCGCTACAAAAACGTGATATTATTGTGTCAACGTCTAGTGCATGTTCATCAAAACAAACGAAAACAAGCCATGTTGTCGAAGCGTTAAATATGGATAGCCGTTTTAAAAACGGTGTACTACGTATTAGCTTTGGCGCAAATAATACAGATGCTGATATCGAAGCATTTAAAAAGCAATTTATAGCAGTGATGAAAGAGTTAAAAGGAGAATTTACATCATGA